atGAACCATGGGAACACCCTGGCTTCATTGCTTGCATTGAATAGGGAGTGTTTATTGACCTTGGTTAGTGCATCAGTGACCGTCTTTGTTGGTTGCAGTGGTTTCACCAAAGTCTTGGAAATTTAGATTTTTGCTTATAAATTTTGTCCAGTAACAATGATTTTAGACGCTGAAGAAACCTTTCAGTGGATCAAACACATACAAAAGCAAGTTAACTCTGAATATAAATTGACATCATCCTTTACTGAATACAGATCACCTAAGAAAAAATGCTACAGAAACACATTTCCCTTGGGAAAAGGCAAATTACATAGTAAAATCCTAAGGATTTTTGTAATTAAGGTTAGAAAAACATACAGAATAATTGAAAATTCCTTGGCCTCAGTAATTCCTTACCAATAATTCTCAAGCTTCCCAAACACTGACTACTCCTAACTTTATTTATATGATCAGAATCATAGTTGATGTTAATCTTTATAAAGTACTAGTGAAGTAATTATAGTATATCACAGATAAAAAGTCTGCATATAGAGGGTGTGCACCTAATATCAATGTGAATGACCTGAACCCTTACCCTTTATAAGAACAAGTATCACATTACGTTAAATCTAATTCTACAAAGTGCCTTGGAAAAGAGAGAAACAAACAAAGTGGGTTGGTGCAAATGTGGACTAATCTTCATGGTCCCAAATATCCGCTGTACTCTTTAATGGACCATCGCTCTTGTTCACAAAGAGCTCTTCACCGTCCAGAACTCTTCTCTGCAATGTATCAGTAaccaaggaaagaaaagaaacacaGTTATAGGATAGTGTGAATGAATGTGTGAAGTAAAAAGATAAGGTGTATGATTTTTTTGCTACAAGACTGACATGAAAGACCAAATAATGTGAATAACAAAATGTTGAGTTGAGTGGCTACCTGCTCCTGCATGCTGCTAAGGgtcttaaaatctttttctggAAGTTCCCAATTGAAGACACTGACATTCTGCATTATCCTATCTGGCTTAACTGATTTGGGGATGACACTTGTCCCTCTCTGAATGGCCCACTTCACCAGCACCTGCCCTGGATTCTTGTGAGACTTGTTGGCTATCCTATCAACCCTTTGATCTTTGGTCAGATTCCTCCCACTGTCTGATGAGCCCAGTGGAGAGTAAGCCTACAACAgtcaaatttttcatttcaatcaCGGCCCTttgtcataaaaataaaaaaccaagagGAACAAAATTAAACTAGCAAAGTGTTGATTACAGTGACATGGATGTAATTCTTCTTGCAAGCTGCAAGCATCTTATCATTTCTCCATCCAGGATTCATTTCCATCTATAACAAAATAGCAAATATAGAAGTTCAGAAAAAAGGAGGTGGGGGTGTACCATTATCCAATGCAACACTCAACCTTTGAGATTGTTCATTGTTCCTTCAGGATAACAGAAATTGAGGTAACAAAAAATCTGTACTTATATGAATTCACCTGGCAGACAGAAGGCATTATTTGAGCAATGCTCAGCAGCTTTTCAAGCTTTGCCAGAGTGAAATTGCAGATTCCAATGTCTCTCACAAGCTTTTCCTCCACAAGCTTCTCCATTTCTCTCCACACCCCTTCCATGTCAAACTCTAAAACATCTCCTGGTCCTGGGGGTCTGCTGGCCCCATCTTTTAGTCGAAATGGCCAATGAATCTGCAATTTACACATTAGAGTCTGTCTTCTagaaaa
This region of Vigna unguiculata cultivar IT97K-499-35 chromosome 5, ASM411807v1, whole genome shotgun sequence genomic DNA includes:
- the LOC114185422 gene encoding aldose reductase, whose protein sequence is MTQVVKPHEPKTQAFTLLSGHSIPAVGLGTWKSGSEAVNSVFTAIVDAGYRHIDTASQYGVQKEVGEALQAAMKSGVERKDLFVTSKLWCTDLTPERVRPALNNTLQELQLDYLDLYLIHWPFRLKDGASRPPGPGDVLEFDMEGVWREMEKLVEEKLVRDIGICNFTLAKLEKLLSIAQIMPSVCQMEMNPGWRNDKMLAACKKNYIHVTAYSPLGSSDSGRNLTKDQRVDRIANKSHKNPGQVLVKWAIQRGTSVIPKSVKPDRIMQNVSVFNWELPEKDFKTLSSMQEQRRVLDGEELFVNKSDGPLKSTADIWDHED